The following proteins are encoded in a genomic region of Methanotorris formicicus Mc-S-70:
- a CDS encoding hydantoinase/oxoprolinase N-terminal domain-containing protein, translating into MGKYRVGIDIGGTFTDLVYFDEDTKEFHITKVPTTPKSPAIGAINAIKDAGINFDEIDILVHATTLGTNMFLGQEHLLPPKIALITTKGFRDVIEIGRQRRPKLYDLFFEKPKPLIKRRDRYEVEERIGANGEIITPLNEEELCKIAKEIKNKGYEVVVISFLHSYKNPIHEKKAEEIIKKLCPNVDVIASHEIDPEYKEYERTSTTVVNAYLKPLMSKYLKNLITSLRNEGFNGKFYIMQSSGGVSNIKYATERPAGSSRCEHI; encoded by the coding sequence ATGGGGAAATATAGGGTTGGTATTGATATTGGAGGGACATTTACAGACCTCGTTTATTTTGATGAAGACACAAAAGAATTTCATATAACAAAAGTCCCAACAACACCAAAAAGTCCAGCAATTGGGGCAATTAATGCAATAAAAGATGCAGGAATAAATTTTGATGAGATAGATATTCTTGTCCATGCAACGACATTGGGAACAAACATGTTTTTAGGGCAAGAGCATCTTTTACCCCCAAAAATTGCATTAATAACAACAAAGGGATTCAGGGATGTTATTGAAATAGGAAGGCAGAGAAGACCTAAACTTTATGATTTATTCTTTGAAAAACCAAAGCCATTGATAAAAAGAAGAGATAGATATGAGGTTGAGGAGAGAATAGGTGCAAATGGAGAAATAATAACGCCACTAAATGAAGAGGAACTATGTAAAATTGCCAAAGAAATTAAAAATAAAGGATATGAGGTTGTTGTTATATCATTTTTGCATAGTTACAAAAATCCAATCCATGAAAAGAAGGCAGAAGAAATAATAAAAAAACTCTGCCCGAATGTTGATGTTATTGCCTCTCATGAAATCGATCCAGAGTATAAAGAATATGAAAGGACAAGCACTACTGTGGTAAATGCCTACTTAAAACCTTTGATGTCAAAATATCTCAAAAATTTAATAACTTCTTTAAGAAATGAAGGATTTAATGGGAAATTTTATATTATGCAGAGTAGTGGAGGAGTATCCAACATTAAATATGCCACTGAGAGGCCTGCGGGGTCTTCCCGATGTGAGCATATATGA
- the wecB gene encoding non-hydrolyzing UDP-N-acetylglucosamine 2-epimerase has protein sequence MKISVILGTRPEIIKLSPIIRKLEKINVDWHIIHTNQHYSENMDRIFFEELNLPKPKYNLNIGSGTHGEQTGKMMIEIEKVILKENPDVVIVQGDTNTVLSGSLVASKLKIKVAHVEAGLRSYDKTMPEEINRVLTDHISDYLFAPTEEAKNNLLKEGIENNKIFVVGNTIVDATLQNLELAEKNEYINQFLKNITNGEGYFLLTLHRAENVDNKERLKNIINAITKITEIYDKDIIFPIHPRTKKRLKEFNLFEKLKNNKIKIIEPVGYLEFLILEKNAELILTDSGGIQEESCILKVPCVTLRYNTERPETLKVGSNILVGDDKNKIINAVELMLNKKRTWENPFGDGKSGERIVGILIKNLF, from the coding sequence TAATTAGAAAATTAGAAAAAATTAACGTAGATTGGCACATCATACACACCAATCAGCATTATTCAGAGAATATGGATAGAATATTTTTTGAAGAGTTAAATCTACCAAAACCAAAATATAATCTAAATATTGGCTCAGGAACGCATGGAGAACAGACAGGAAAGATGATGATTGAGATTGAGAAGGTTATTTTAAAAGAGAATCCAGATGTTGTTATTGTTCAGGGAGATACGAATACAGTTTTATCTGGATCTTTAGTTGCTTCAAAATTAAAAATAAAAGTTGCACATGTTGAGGCAGGTTTAAGGAGTTACGATAAAACTATGCCAGAGGAGATAAATAGAGTCTTAACTGACCACATAAGTGATTATCTCTTTGCTCCAACAGAGGAGGCAAAAAATAATCTATTAAAGGAAGGAATTGAAAATAATAAAATTTTTGTTGTAGGTAATACCATTGTTGACGCAACCTTACAAAATTTAGAACTTGCAGAAAAAAATGAATATATAAATCAGTTTTTAAAAAACATAACCAATGGGGAGGGTTATTTTTTGTTAACTTTGCATAGAGCGGAGAACGTTGACAACAAAGAGAGATTAAAAAACATAATAAATGCAATAACAAAAATAACAGAGATTTATGATAAAGATATTATCTTCCCAATCCACCCAAGGACTAAGAAGAGATTGAAGGAGTTTAATTTATTTGAGAAATTAAAAAACAATAAAATAAAAATTATAGAACCAGTTGGTTATTTGGAATTTTTAATTTTGGAGAAGAATGCGGAGTTAATTTTAACTGACAGCGGAGGAATTCAAGAAGAAAGTTGCATTTTAAAAGTTCCATGTGTAACTTTGAGATACAACACAGAGAGACCAGAGACGTTAAAAGTTGGAAGTAATATTTTGGTTGGGGATGATAAAAATAAAATTATTAATGCTGTTGAATTAATGCTGAATAAAAAAAGAACTTGGGAGAATCCCTTTGGAGATGGGAAGAGCGGGGAGAGGATTGTGGGGATATTGATAAAAAATTTATTTTAA